One Methanobrevibacter sp. genomic window carries:
- a CDS encoding DNA-directed RNA polymerase subunit B'', with protein MTVNNWKLVDAFFDKYDLVDHHIKSYNDFVNNRIQNIIDITEPISLDDGKYTLKTGKIRIEKPSNKEADGSRSVIDPTEARLRNLNYSADMYLEMALNEEGEDNPLEEVYIGELPVMLKSDICHLNGLSEEELIEKHEDPQDLGGYFIVNGSERAVVTMEEIAPNKIILERLGAVEERHAKAVVTSIKSGFRARIALEYKKPRKNKAFLRISFPYLPGEIPLVILLRALGLSTDQEIITAISDDNNFQMMIADDIQVSAEELNKFIDNSVIQNGTKDEVRQHLQDAAIKYIGNRVAKNMPKDYRYKRAKDVINRYLLPHMGIEEEKCYDKAIYLAEMTEMLLEVIEEKREPHDKDHYTNKRLRVSGDLMEDLFRVAFTNLTRDMSYQLERTLSRGKDLSIKQAVRSDVLTENIKHAIATGNWVGGRAGVSQLLDRTSYMGTLSHLRRVVSPLTRSQPHFEARDLHPTQFGKICPNETPEGPNCGLVKNLALLCNISEGSDEQEIIDVIGQMDVDLI; from the coding sequence ATGACAGTAAATAATTGGAAATTAGTTGATGCATTTTTCGATAAATATGATTTGGTGGACCATCATATAAAATCCTACAATGATTTTGTAAATAATAGGATTCAGAATATTATTGATATTACTGAGCCTATTTCTTTAGATGATGGTAAGTATACTTTAAAAACTGGGAAAATACGTATTGAAAAACCATCTAACAAAGAAGCTGATGGTTCTAGAAGTGTAATTGACCCTACCGAAGCCAGACTTAGAAATTTAAACTATTCTGCAGATATGTATCTTGAAATGGCATTGAATGAAGAAGGAGAAGATAATCCCTTAGAAGAAGTATATATTGGTGAATTGCCGGTTATGCTTAAATCTGATATTTGCCATCTTAATGGTTTAAGTGAAGAAGAATTAATTGAAAAACACGAAGACCCTCAAGATTTAGGAGGATATTTCATTGTAAACGGTTCTGAAAGGGCTGTTGTTACTATGGAAGAAATCGCACCGAATAAAATTATTCTTGAACGTTTAGGTGCTGTTGAAGAAAGACACGCTAAAGCCGTTGTCACTTCAATCAAAAGTGGTTTTAGAGCCAGAATTGCTTTAGAATATAAGAAACCACGTAAAAATAAAGCATTTTTAAGAATTTCTTTCCCGTATCTTCCGGGTGAAATTCCATTGGTAATCTTATTAAGAGCACTTGGATTATCTACCGATCAGGAAATAATCACTGCTATTTCAGATGATAATAACTTCCAGATGATGATTGCAGACGATATTCAGGTTTCCGCAGAGGAATTAAATAAATTCATTGACAATTCTGTTATCCAAAACGGCACAAAAGATGAAGTAAGACAACATTTGCAGGATGCTGCTATTAAATACATTGGTAATAGGGTTGCTAAAAACATGCCTAAGGACTATCGTTATAAACGTGCTAAGGATGTTATTAATCGTTATCTATTACCTCACATGGGTATCGAAGAGGAAAAATGTTATGATAAAGCTATTTACTTAGCTGAAATGACTGAAATGTTATTGGAAGTCATCGAAGAAAAAAGAGAACCTCACGATAAGGACCATTACACCAACAAAAGATTAAGAGTATCTGGTGACTTAATGGAAGACTTATTCAGAGTAGCTTTCACTAATTTAACCAGAGATATGAGTTATCAACTTGAAAGAACCCTGTCCCGTGGTAAAGATCTTTCCATTAAACAGGCTGTTCGTAGTGATGTTTTAACTGAAAACATTAAGCACGCTATTGCTACAGGAAATTGGGTTGGTGGAAGAGCTGGTGTAAGCCAATTATTAGATAGAACAAGTTATATGGGAACTCTTTCTCATTTAAGACGTGTTGTATCTCCTTTAACTAGAAGTCAACCTCACTTTGAAGCAAGAGATTTGCACCCGACCCAGTTCGGTAAAATATGTCCAAACGAAACTCCGGAAGGACCTAACTGTGGTTTGGTAAAGAACCTGGCTTTATTATGTAATATTTCTGAAGGTTCTGATGAACAAGAAATTATTGATGTTATTGGACAAATGGATGTTGATTTAATTTAG
- the rpoB gene encoding DNA-directed RNA polymerase subunit B: protein MLSENYKNISTDEKKALFYFGFERFATYKEVKAVIDALKENVDEDSLYKINEQEELIESYFDNNNLKADDGISESFTKDKRRAKWKSYKKDFPELVDLIESAISQETVEDNDEDSEIEAVEDIVDEDIESVEEVEDSDDVAIIDETPEPAGKQLHHTKIYINGALLGYCEDPIAFTQEMREKRRKGKVSHEMNITYYESNDEIYIFNDPGRARRPLIIVKDGEPLLTEDHLNKVANGKLKWDDLMKEGLIEYLDAEEEENSYIAMNLADLNDEHTHLEIDPATMLGICAGIIPFSDHNSSPRNTMEAGMTKQALGLYVSNYALRTDTRAHLLHHPQTPIVKTRIIDSTNYDLRPSGQNFIVALMSYEGYNMEDAMVINKAALERGLARSSFFRAYDTSEKKYAGGQVDTFEVPDKNIKGYRSEESYRNLDEDGVVNPESVVKSGDVLIGKTSPPRFLEENIGSADRRRETSVTVRHGEKGIVDAVLLSETVEGSKLAKIRVRDTRQPEFGDKFASRHGQKGVIGLILSPEDVPFTEFGVVPDLIVNPHAIPSRMSIGQVLEMVAGKAGCLEGERVDATPFNQTLEDEIQQLLLDNGFESAGCESLYSGVTGERLDAEIFVGVAYYQKLHHMTTDKVYARSRGPVQVLTRQPTEGRAREGGLRFGEMERDCLIAHGAALTLKERLLDESDKYEAIVCENCGMLAVEDKIKHKKYCPLCGDVETYPVEISYAFKLLLDELKSLCIFPKLGLGDKA, encoded by the coding sequence ATGTTGTCTGAAAATTATAAAAATATTAGTACTGATGAGAAAAAGGCGCTTTTCTATTTCGGCTTTGAAAGATTTGCTACTTATAAAGAGGTTAAAGCCGTTATTGATGCATTAAAAGAAAATGTTGATGAAGATTCATTATACAAAATTAATGAACAGGAAGAGTTGATCGAATCTTATTTTGATAACAATAATCTTAAAGCAGATGATGGCATATCCGAATCATTTACTAAAGATAAACGTAGAGCTAAATGGAAATCCTATAAAAAAGATTTCCCTGAATTAGTGGATTTAATTGAAAGTGCTATTTCTCAGGAAACCGTCGAAGATAATGATGAAGATTCTGAAATTGAAGCTGTTGAAGATATTGTTGATGAAGATATCGAATCAGTTGAGGAAGTTGAAGATAGTGATGATGTTGCAATTATTGATGAAACTCCTGAACCTGCAGGAAAACAGCTCCATCACACTAAAATCTATATTAATGGTGCACTTTTAGGTTATTGTGAAGACCCTATTGCTTTTACTCAGGAAATGAGAGAAAAAAGAAGAAAAGGCAAAGTTTCTCATGAAATGAACATTACCTATTATGAAAGCAATGATGAGATATATATTTTCAATGACCCTGGTAGGGCAAGAAGACCATTAATTATTGTTAAAGATGGTGAACCTCTTTTAACTGAAGACCATTTAAATAAAGTAGCTAACGGCAAATTAAAATGGGATGACTTAATGAAGGAAGGCCTTATTGAATACTTAGATGCTGAAGAAGAAGAAAATTCCTACATTGCAATGAATTTAGCCGATTTAAATGATGAACACACTCATTTAGAAATAGACCCTGCTACAATGCTAGGTATTTGTGCAGGAATTATTCCATTCTCTGATCACAACTCCTCTCCAAGGAACACAATGGAAGCGGGTATGACAAAACAGGCTTTAGGATTATATGTATCTAACTATGCATTACGTACTGACACTAGAGCACACTTATTACATCATCCGCAAACTCCAATCGTTAAAACACGTATTATTGATTCAACCAATTATGATTTAAGACCATCCGGTCAAAACTTTATTGTTGCATTGATGTCTTACGAAGGATATAATATGGAAGACGCAATGGTTATTAACAAAGCGGCTTTGGAAAGAGGTCTGGCAAGGTCTTCATTTTTCAGAGCATATGACACTTCAGAAAAGAAATATGCTGGTGGACAAGTTGACACATTTGAAGTGCCTGATAAAAACATTAAAGGTTACAGATCAGAAGAATCTTATAGAAACTTGGATGAAGACGGTGTTGTAAACCCTGAATCTGTTGTAAAATCTGGGGATGTGCTGATTGGTAAAACTTCACCTCCTAGATTCTTGGAAGAAAACATCGGTAGTGCAGATAGGAGAAGGGAAACTTCAGTTACTGTAAGACACGGTGAAAAAGGTATTGTTGATGCTGTTCTTTTATCTGAAACTGTTGAAGGTTCAAAATTAGCTAAAATCAGAGTAAGGGACACAAGACAACCTGAATTTGGTGATAAATTCGCATCAAGACACGGTCAAAAAGGGGTTATTGGTTTAATTTTATCTCCGGAAGATGTTCCATTTACCGAATTCGGTGTTGTACCGGATTTAATAGTTAATCCTCACGCTATTCCATCAAGGATGTCTATCGGACAAGTGCTTGAGATGGTTGCAGGTAAAGCAGGTTGTCTTGAAGGTGAAAGAGTTGATGCAACTCCATTTAACCAAACTCTTGAAGATGAAATACAACAATTGCTCCTCGATAACGGATTTGAATCTGCAGGATGTGAATCATTATACAGTGGGGTAACTGGTGAAAGATTAGATGCTGAAATTTTCGTTGGTGTTGCATATTACCAAAAATTACACCACATGACTACTGATAAAGTTTATGCACGTTCCAGAGGTCCTGTCCAAGTTCTCACTCGCCAGCCTACTGAAGGTAGAGCACGTGAAGGTGGTTTAAGATTCGGAGAAATGGAAAGGGATTGTCTTATTGCACACGGTGCTGCATTAACTTTAAAAGAAAGATTGTTAGATGAATCTGACAAATATGAAGCTATTGTCTGTGAAAATTGTGGTATGTTAGCAGTTGAAGATAAAATCAAACATAAGAAATACTGTCCATTATGCGGAGATGTGGAAACATATCCAGTTGAAATTTCATATGCATTTAAATTATTATTAGATGAACTTAAAAGTTTATGTATTTTCCCTAAATTAGGTTTAGGAGACAAAGCATAA